A DNA window from Bacteroidales bacterium contains the following coding sequences:
- a CDS encoding tetratricopeptide repeat protein: MKKILNIIVVIVSFSTVSLSGNYEQKFKEANNLYSQNKFEEALSLYNEIISGGFESADLYYNAANTSYRLNRVGESIYFYEKALQLNPNNEDYRYNLELAELRVKNIPNVLPKTAIITFFDELVYSASVKFWAKLSIGLFVLFLLLFFLYIKSQHSRQKKIMFLGSVIILFFSLLAVFFTQYQSSALKSDSTAIVIIKEFQAKSSPDNSATELFPIFEGYKVEIEDSSDDWLEIKLTDGKKAWIKEENIKRL, translated from the coding sequence ATGAAAAAAATCCTAAACATAATTGTTGTTATTGTTTCTTTTTCTACTGTCTCATTGTCAGGCAATTATGAGCAAAAATTTAAAGAGGCAAATAATTTATATTCACAAAATAAATTTGAAGAAGCATTAAGTTTATATAATGAAATTATTTCCGGAGGCTTTGAATCTGCAGATTTATATTACAATGCGGCAAATACATCATACCGTTTAAACAGAGTAGGAGAGAGTATCTATTTTTACGAAAAAGCATTGCAATTAAATCCGAATAATGAAGATTATAGATACAACCTCGAATTAGCCGAATTAAGAGTAAAGAATATTCCGAATGTTTTACCGAAAACGGCAATAATTACCTTTTTTGATGAATTGGTTTATTCTGCATCTGTAAAATTCTGGGCTAAGCTCAGTATCGGATTGTTTGTTTTGTTTTTGCTGCTGTTTTTTTTATACATCAAATCGCAGCATTCTCGACAAAAGAAAATAATGTTTTTAGGCTCTGTTATCATTTTATTCTTTTCTTTGCTTGCTGTATTTTTTACACAATATCAAAGTTCCGCTTTAAAATCAGATTCAACGGCAATTGTTATTATAAAAGAGTTTCAAGCAAAAAGTTCCCCCGATAATTCGGCAACAGAGTTATTTCCGATTTTTGAAGGTTATAAAGTTGAAATTGAGGATAGTTCTGATGATTGGCTTGAAATTAAATTGACCGACGGCAAAAAAGCATGGATAAAAGAAGAAAACATTAAACGATTATAA
- a CDS encoding YgiQ family radical SAM protein, with protein MTLQHKITDFLPTTKKELKAFDWDELDVIIFSGDAYVDHPAFGAAVIGRVIQNAGLRVAIVSQPNWRDDLRDFKKLGAPRLFFGVTAGNMDSMINHYTANKRLRSNDAYTVDGKAGQRPDYAVTVYTKILKELYPDTPVVIGGIEASLRRLTHYDYWSDKLKPSVLIESGADLLVYGNGEKSIAEIARLAAKGVPVSNMKNIPQTTYLTGYELNTKKKETKHPALFLHSHEDCLKDKKKFAENFKQIEIQSNQIHAKILKQKTGKFYVNVNPPHPLTSEKELDGFYGLPYTRLPHPKYKNKGNIPAYEMIKFSINMHRGCFGACSFCTISAHQGKFVSSRSEKSILKEVDEITKMPDFRGTISDLGGPSANMYKMQGKDLKICEKCKRPSCIFPDICFNLNTDHSALTEIYKKTRKHPKIKHAFIGSGIRYDMLFNKQGKIVGDKAEYTKELIKYHVSGRLKVAPEHTEDKVLKIMRKPSFDLFYKFKKYFEEINREQKMNQQIIPYFISSHPGSKDSDMAELAGKTKKLDFKLEQVQDLTPTPMTVAAVIYYSGYHPYTLEKVYTARSKEQKLTQRMFFFWYKKEYRQKIKDKLLKMKRKDLVKKLFS; from the coding sequence ATGACTCTGCAACACAAAATTACCGATTTCCTTCCTACAACAAAAAAAGAACTTAAAGCTTTTGATTGGGACGAACTTGACGTAATCATTTTCTCCGGAGATGCTTATGTCGATCATCCGGCATTCGGAGCAGCTGTTATCGGCAGAGTAATTCAAAATGCAGGTTTGCGTGTTGCAATTGTTTCGCAACCGAACTGGAGAGATGATTTGCGAGATTTTAAGAAGCTTGGAGCTCCGCGTCTGTTTTTCGGTGTAACAGCCGGAAATATGGACAGCATGATTAATCATTACACCGCAAACAAACGCCTGCGTTCAAATGATGCTTACACGGTTGACGGTAAAGCCGGACAAAGACCCGATTATGCCGTAACGGTTTATACAAAAATACTTAAAGAATTATATCCTGATACACCTGTTGTTATCGGCGGCATTGAAGCATCTTTAAGGCGATTAACACATTACGATTATTGGTCTGACAAACTTAAACCTTCGGTTCTTATTGAAAGCGGTGCCGATTTATTGGTTTACGGAAACGGTGAAAAATCAATTGCCGAAATTGCCCGCTTGGCTGCAAAAGGAGTTCCTGTTTCAAATATGAAAAATATCCCTCAAACAACTTATTTGACAGGTTATGAATTAAATACAAAAAAGAAAGAAACCAAACATCCTGCTTTATTCTTGCACAGTCACGAAGATTGTTTGAAAGATAAAAAAAAGTTTGCCGAAAATTTTAAACAAATTGAAATTCAGTCAAATCAAATTCACGCAAAAATCTTAAAACAAAAAACAGGAAAATTTTATGTGAATGTCAATCCGCCGCATCCGCTTACAAGCGAAAAAGAATTAGACGGTTTTTACGGTTTGCCTTATACCCGACTTCCGCATCCGAAATATAAAAATAAAGGAAATATTCCGGCTTATGAAATGATTAAATTTTCGATAAATATGCATCGGGGTTGTTTCGGAGCTTGCAGTTTTTGTACTATTTCGGCACATCAGGGAAAGTTTGTTTCAAGTCGTTCCGAAAAATCAATTTTGAAAGAAGTTGATGAAATAACTAAAATGCCCGATTTCAGAGGTACGATAAGTGATTTGGGCGGACCTTCGGCAAATATGTATAAAATGCAGGGCAAAGATTTGAAGATTTGCGAAAAATGTAAACGTCCTTCCTGCATTTTTCCCGATATTTGCTTTAACCTTAATACCGACCATTCGGCTTTAACCGAAATTTACAAAAAAACTCGTAAGCATCCGAAAATAAAACATGCTTTTATAGGAAGCGGCATTCGTTACGATATGCTTTTTAATAAACAAGGTAAAATAGTAGGCGATAAAGCGGAATATACAAAAGAATTGATAAAATATCATGTTTCCGGAAGGTTAAAAGTAGCTCCGGAACATACCGAAGATAAGGTGCTGAAAATAATGAGAAAACCATCTTTTGATTTGTTTTATAAGTTCAAAAAATATTTTGAGGAAATTAATCGTGAGCAAAAAATGAATCAGCAAATAATTCCGTATTTTATTTCAAGCCATCCCGGAAGCAAAGATTCGGATATGGCGGAACTTGCCGGTAAAACAAAAAAACTTGATTTTAAATTGGAACAGGTACAAGATTTAACTCCTACCCCTATGACGGTTGCCGCAGTAATTTATTATTCAGGTTATCATCCTTACACGCTTGAAAAGGTTTACACCGCACGCAGTAAAGAGCAAAAACTTACCCAGAGGATGTTCTTCTTTTGGTATAAAAAAGAATATCGACAAAAAATAAAAGATAAACTTCTGAAAATGAAGCGGAAAGATTTAGTTAAGAAGTTGTTTTCGTGA
- a CDS encoding ABC transporter substrate-binding protein, with the protein MFLISCSPDKKEATQNNSLNIINNKYAELFKIQEEEGIKFLTIFDKSGNKKEEYVLIPKAQKIPDSLKQNNIIRTPVEVVVCLSTTHIAFLDILEQTNKIKAVSGSQYIYNGSVREGIESNKIKDVGYENLLDFETLLSLKPDMVTVYDINGSISPTINKLKKFNIPVVQINEYLESSLLGQAEWIKFFAEFFNKRELAKTRFNKISKSYNQMKNLTDTIKNTPTVLVNMPWKGTWYIPGGKSNIAQLVKDAGGNYLWSETKEKHNIPLNIEDVYLKANRADVWLNTGQANSINNVIETDKRLNEFKAIQTNSVYNRNKRLNKSGGNDYMESGTVRPDLILKDLIKILHPELLPEHNLFYYTKLQ; encoded by the coding sequence ATGTTTTTAATCAGCTGTTCTCCCGATAAAAAGGAAGCAACGCAAAACAATTCACTAAACATAATTAATAATAAATATGCCGAATTATTCAAAATTCAGGAAGAGGAAGGCATTAAGTTTTTAACAATTTTTGACAAATCAGGAAATAAAAAAGAAGAGTATGTCTTGATTCCGAAAGCACAAAAAATACCGGATTCTTTAAAACAAAACAATATAATAAGAACTCCGGTTGAAGTTGTAGTGTGCCTTTCAACAACGCATATTGCTTTTTTGGACATTTTGGAGCAAACAAATAAGATTAAAGCAGTATCAGGCAGTCAATATATTTATAATGGGAGTGTTAGAGAAGGAATAGAAAGCAATAAAATAAAAGATGTAGGTTATGAAAATTTGCTTGATTTTGAAACATTATTAAGTTTAAAACCTGATATGGTAACGGTTTATGATATTAACGGAAGCATTTCTCCTACGATTAATAAACTTAAGAAATTTAATATCCCGGTTGTTCAAATCAATGAATATTTAGAATCATCGTTATTAGGACAAGCTGAATGGATAAAGTTTTTTGCTGAATTTTTCAATAAAAGAGAACTTGCAAAAACACGATTTAATAAAATATCAAAATCATATAATCAAATGAAAAACTTAACAGATACAATAAAAAATACCCCGACTGTTTTAGTAAATATGCCTTGGAAAGGAACATGGTATATTCCCGGCGGCAAATCAAATATTGCACAACTTGTAAAAGATGCGGGCGGCAATTATTTATGGTCAGAAACAAAAGAAAAACATAACATACCTCTAAATATTGAAGATGTGTATCTGAAAGCAAATCGGGCAGATGTGTGGTTGAATACCGGGCAGGCAAATTCAATAAATAATGTAATTGAAACAGACAAAAGGTTGAATGAGTTTAAAGCAATTCAAACAAATTCAGTTTATAACAGAAACAAACGATTAAACAAATCGGGAGGAAATGATTATATGGAATCCGGCACCGTAAGACCCGATTTAATTTTAAAAGATTTAATTAAAATTTTACATCCGGAACTTTTGCCCGAGCATAACCTTTTTTACTATACAAAATTGCAATAA
- a CDS encoding M15 family metallopeptidase yields the protein MNIKYYILLLFSTFVILFSACNNTQTEQDNKLLAQKVLNKDTFVKFDVPEPEPVFLDTLTAPFEDIDLVDVTLFTDEFILDIRYATADNFLDTILYPCAKCLLRYEVLKDLLRVQSEFKSLGYKIKLFDCYRPLSVQKIMWEKIPIVGLVANPATGSRHNRGSAIDLSLTDLEGNDIDMGTDHDDLSMKGRTFYRGFNDTIFQNRMLLRTIMQKHHFIGINSEWWHFSHDCGTKYKVSDVGFDCDSIK from the coding sequence ATGAATATAAAATATTACATCCTCCTTTTATTTTCAACATTTGTAATACTTTTTTCGGCATGCAATAATACACAAACGGAACAAGATAATAAACTGCTCGCACAAAAAGTTTTAAACAAAGATACTTTCGTTAAGTTTGATGTTCCCGAGCCGGAACCCGTTTTTTTAGACACATTAACTGCACCTTTTGAAGATATTGATTTAGTTGATGTTACTTTATTTACGGATGAGTTTATTCTCGACATAAGATATGCAACAGCCGACAATTTTCTTGATACAATTTTATACCCTTGTGCAAAATGTTTGTTGAGATATGAAGTTTTGAAAGATTTATTGCGGGTGCAATCCGAATTCAAATCATTAGGTTATAAAATAAAATTATTTGATTGCTACAGACCGTTATCAGTTCAAAAAATTATGTGGGAAAAAATTCCGATTGTGGGCTTGGTCGCAAATCCGGCAACAGGCTCTCGACATAACAGAGGCAGTGCAATAGATTTGAGTTTAACGGATTTAGAGGGGAATGACATTGATATGGGAACCGATCATGATGATTTAAGCATGAAAGGACGTACTTTCTACAGAGGATTTAATGATACAATTTTTCAAAACAGAATGTTATTAAGAACAATTATGCAAAAACATCATTTTATCGGTATAAATTCTGAATGGTGGCATTTTTCACATGATTGCGGAACAAAATATAAAGTAAGTGATGTTGGGTTTGATTGTGACAGCATAAAGTAG